A part of Brassica rapa cultivar Chiifu-401-42 chromosome A05, CAAS_Brap_v3.01, whole genome shotgun sequence genomic DNA contains:
- the LOC117134448 gene encoding B3 domain-containing protein REM10-like, producing the protein MPNSHKPHFLKPLLPDFHSGVTIPLGFFSQHIEGKTNRKTWKLRSDATDQTWEVIQEGRRLTGGWKDFTTAHDLQIGDIVIFKHEGDMVFHVTPFGPSCCEIQYTHPHIIKEEADADDVPSFSFDYCFQAEVTASNLKEDKLYLPEGATTCTALNKQCQEIILVNKEGNSWTVSLRFSEADGMYYIRRGWRKFCHANRCAIGDLFVFNVVGDGKTTPLICVCPEREE; encoded by the exons ATGCCTAATTCGCACAAACCTCATTTCTTGAAGCCTCTGCTTCCCGATTTCCACAGTGGCGTG ACAATACCACTTGGCTTCTTCTCACAACACATAGAAGGGAAGACAAACCGGAAAACATGGAAACTAAGATCGGACGCTACAGATCAAACTTGGGAAGTGATACAAGAAGGCAGGAGACTCACCGGAGGTTGGAAAGATTTCACCACAGCACATGACCTTCAAATCGGTgacattgtcatcttcaaacACGAAGGAGATATGGTGTTTCATGTCACACCATTTGGTCCTAGCTGTTGTGAGATTCAGTATACACATCCTCACATCATCAAGGAAGAAGCCGATGCGGATGatgttccttctttctcattTGACTATTGTTTTCAGGCTGAGGTCACTGCTTCGAATCTAAAAGAAGACAAACTT TATCTTCCTGAGGGAGCTACGACTTGTACTGCTTTGAACAAACAATGCCAAGAGATAATACTTGTCAACAAAGAGGGAAATTCATGGACTGTGAGTTTGCGATTTAGCGAAGCAGACGGCATGTATTACATCAGAAGAGGCTGGAGAAAGTTCTGTCATGCTAACAGATGCGCCATAGGAGACTTATTTGTGTTCAATGTGGTTGGAGATGGGAAAACTACTCCACTAATATGTGTATGTCCGGAAAGGGAAGAGTGA
- the LOC117134315 gene encoding uncharacterized protein At4g04775-like: MSSSSSVSGNTYFHRRHVERGTPKQCWCGEPAELCTSASRANPGRLYYCCRKGYIKRHLFKWADECLVEEVEDMKSVMSDMTKGISDLRVDVGRLEKELGKAEKMKCLMFPVVVCGFGMAIFWHYFFA; this comes from the exons atgtcttcttcatcatctgtgTCTGGTAACACTTACTTTCACCGCCGGCATGTGGAAAGAGGAACGCCGAAACAGTGTTGGTGTGGTGAACCCGCTGAATTATGTACATCTGCATCACGGGCTAATCCAGGACGACTGTACTATTGCTGTCGCAAAGGATATATTaag AGACATTTATTCAAATGGGCGGACGAGTGCTTGGTGGAAGAGGTAGAAGATATGAAATCGGTGATGAGTGACATGACCAAAGGCATATCAGATCTGAGAGTAGACGTTGGTCGGTTGGAGAAAGAACTCGGTAAAGCGGAAAAGATGAAGTGTTTGATGTTTCCAGTGGTGGTTTGTGGGTTTGGTATGGCCATATTTTGGCACTATTTCTTTGCGTAG